The Pseudoalteromonas sp. UG3-2 genome contains a region encoding:
- the norR gene encoding nitric oxide reductase transcriptional regulator NorR, translating into MNGVELSKLLELSTTLSAQLHCYEGEDVKPFAELLLHALANCIDSDAVAVLQGNEHALAIVACHGLSSDAIGREFMLSEQPRLAAITHAQGMCHFAADSELPDPYDGLLLAASNRLPVHACMGFRVVADNSILAVTFDSLQPQHFAAYSRVFLQTLQHIVEHASKQLIQIITLKQQLRSNTAQRPHNSVKQQRLIGESAVMLALKNEIAMVADSEFNVLIQGDTGTGKELVAKRVHELSQRAKSPFVQVNCAALPDSIAESELFGHTKGAFTGADKARQGKFMAANGGTLFLDEVGELSLNLQSKLLRALQGGEVQAVGSDRVDVVDVRVVAATNRDLQRAVAAGKFRADLFHRLSVYPLLLPTLSQRLDDVPLLVGYFLERLRTRLNVNQVVMAKAALNHLLQHDWPGNVRELEHYLSRAALKAKHQQWQADIIEIQQQHLEPFVAATASTGEKPQSIALSPQSSMKAAVEQLQKQLISQTMQSHHCNWSAAARALQMDRANLVRLAKRLGIDVKKQLQ; encoded by the coding sequence ATGAATGGGGTTGAGTTATCGAAGTTATTAGAGCTCAGTACTACCTTGTCGGCTCAGCTTCATTGTTATGAGGGGGAGGACGTAAAGCCCTTTGCTGAGTTGTTACTGCACGCTTTAGCGAACTGTATTGATTCTGATGCTGTTGCGGTGCTACAAGGTAATGAACATGCATTGGCGATTGTCGCGTGTCATGGCTTGAGCTCGGATGCCATTGGCCGTGAGTTTATGTTGTCAGAACAACCGCGTTTGGCGGCAATCACGCACGCTCAAGGAATGTGTCACTTTGCCGCAGACAGTGAATTACCAGATCCTTATGATGGTCTGTTGTTGGCGGCATCGAATAGATTACCCGTTCATGCTTGTATGGGCTTTAGAGTGGTGGCAGACAACTCCATCTTAGCCGTGACCTTTGATAGTTTACAGCCGCAGCATTTCGCTGCCTACTCAAGGGTATTCTTACAAACGCTACAGCACATTGTGGAACATGCCAGTAAGCAGCTTATTCAGATCATTACACTGAAGCAGCAATTGCGCTCTAATACAGCGCAACGACCACACAATAGCGTTAAACAGCAGCGTTTAATTGGCGAGAGTGCGGTCATGTTGGCGTTGAAAAATGAAATAGCCATGGTGGCTGACTCAGAGTTTAACGTATTGATCCAAGGTGACACAGGGACAGGCAAAGAGTTGGTAGCCAAGCGGGTGCATGAACTGTCACAACGTGCTAAGTCTCCTTTTGTACAGGTAAACTGCGCCGCATTACCCGACAGCATTGCCGAAAGTGAGCTGTTTGGTCATACCAAAGGCGCTTTTACTGGGGCTGATAAAGCCCGCCAAGGTAAATTCATGGCGGCAAACGGCGGCACCCTATTCCTCGACGAAGTGGGTGAGTTAAGCCTCAATCTACAAAGCAAGTTATTGCGAGCTCTGCAAGGCGGTGAAGTGCAAGCTGTAGGGTCTGATAGGGTGGATGTGGTTGATGTCAGAGTAGTTGCTGCCACCAATCGTGATTTGCAAAGAGCGGTTGCTGCGGGGAAGTTTCGTGCAGATTTATTTCATCGCTTAAGTGTCTATCCATTGTTGTTGCCGACATTATCTCAGCGGTTAGACGACGTGCCCTTGCTGGTGGGGTATTTTTTAGAGCGCCTGCGTACCCGGCTCAACGTCAATCAGGTGGTGATGGCAAAAGCGGCGTTAAATCATTTGTTACAGCATGATTGGCCGGGCAATGTCCGGGAGTTAGAGCATTACCTTAGTCGCGCGGCTTTAAAAGCCAAACACCAACAGTGGCAAGCGGACATTATCGAAATTCAGCAGCAACACCTTGAACCCTTTGTCGCTGCAACCGCCAGTACAGGAGAGAAACCACAGAGTATTGCCCTCAGTCCCCAAAGCTCCATGAAAGCTGCCGTTGAGCAGTTACAAAAGCAACTTATTAGCCAAACTATGCAAAGCCATCACTGCAACTGGTCTGCTGCAGCAAGAGCGTTGCAAATGGATCGGGCAAACCTAGTGAGACTGGCTAAACGCTTAGGCATTGACGTAAAAAAGCAGCTACAGTAA
- the hmpA gene encoding NO-inducible flavohemoprotein, protein MLSNNTIALVKQSAPLLAQVGPEITQQFYRRLFFHHPDLKGIFNQSHQQSGKQPLALFSALAAYAHYIDEPETLKTAITRINHKHVSLGIAPEHYPIVGHHLIATLKAEFGEQFSHDIEQAWQAAYQYLADLFISAEHGLSETVAQQTGGWQGQREFTLMEVVNHTPSVKSFYLKPSNEGALPNFAPGQFVSVFVPKEIAGLQQIRQYSLSAAAQHDYLRISVKRDGQVSQYLHTLEPGARLSLSAPAGDFTLNLNSKAKVYISAGVGITPMLSMLATHKTQLTDIPAVFLHANRTAEELGFADEILAAGQQISQFQYQYWLDSGGANAIQGTMALSSMRHRLPLQHGEFYLCGPVGFMAEIKAQLLALGVNPSHIFYEVFGPHENLPN, encoded by the coding sequence ATGCTTTCAAATAACACCATTGCTTTGGTAAAACAAAGTGCCCCTCTGCTTGCCCAAGTGGGCCCTGAGATCACACAGCAGTTTTATCGCCGCCTGTTTTTCCATCACCCCGATCTCAAAGGAATTTTTAACCAATCTCATCAACAATCGGGCAAACAACCCTTGGCTTTATTTTCCGCGCTGGCGGCGTATGCACATTATATTGATGAGCCCGAGACACTAAAAACCGCGATCACTCGGATCAATCACAAACATGTCAGTTTGGGGATCGCACCTGAACACTACCCCATTGTTGGTCATCATTTAATCGCTACGCTTAAAGCTGAGTTTGGCGAACAATTTAGTCATGACATCGAGCAAGCGTGGCAAGCGGCTTACCAATACTTGGCGGACCTTTTCATTAGCGCGGAACACGGCCTATCAGAAACTGTTGCGCAGCAAACAGGGGGCTGGCAAGGTCAACGTGAATTTACCCTGATGGAGGTGGTTAACCACACCCCATCGGTAAAAAGCTTTTATCTCAAACCCAGCAACGAGGGTGCTTTGCCCAATTTCGCACCAGGTCAGTTTGTCTCTGTGTTTGTGCCTAAAGAGATCGCCGGCTTGCAGCAAATTCGTCAGTACTCTTTATCTGCAGCCGCGCAGCATGACTATCTACGTATTTCGGTAAAGCGCGATGGTCAAGTTTCGCAATACCTTCACACCCTAGAACCTGGTGCTCGTCTCTCCCTGTCAGCGCCAGCGGGCGATTTTACCCTCAACCTTAACAGTAAAGCTAAAGTGTATATTAGTGCTGGCGTTGGGATCACGCCGATGCTGAGTATGCTGGCCACACATAAAACACAACTCACCGATATACCAGCGGTGTTTCTTCACGCTAACCGTACTGCTGAAGAACTGGGTTTTGCTGATGAAATCCTTGCCGCTGGGCAGCAAATTAGCCAGTTTCAATACCAATATTGGCTGGACTCTGGTGGCGCAAATGCCATCCAAGGCACAATGGCATTAAGCTCAATGCGGCATCGTTTACCACTGCAACATGGTGAGTTTTACCTATGTGGTCCGGTTGGCTTTATGGCTGAAATTAAGGCACAACTTCTGGCCCTTGGCGTCAACCCAAGCCACATTTTTTATGAAGTATTCGGCCCCCACGAAAACCTGCCAAACTAG
- the bfr gene encoding bacterioferritin: MQGNKTIIDLLNKQLTLELSSMDQYLAHAKMYEDWGLEKLHQKLSHEYEEELDHAKRITERILFLEGSPDTASRADIHIGEDVKQMLENDLAAEIVVKDHLKKVIAVCEQEQDYVTREMLESLLDDTEMDHIYWLEQHLNLIKLIGLPNYIQSQLNHTPAG, encoded by the coding sequence ATGCAAGGTAATAAAACCATTATCGATTTATTGAATAAACAACTGACCCTTGAGTTGTCGTCGATGGATCAGTATTTAGCTCATGCAAAAATGTATGAAGACTGGGGGCTTGAAAAACTCCATCAAAAGCTCTCTCATGAATATGAAGAAGAGCTGGATCATGCTAAGCGCATTACCGAGCGCATTTTGTTTTTAGAAGGTAGCCCCGACACCGCTTCGCGAGCCGATATCCACATTGGTGAAGACGTAAAACAAATGCTGGAAAATGACTTGGCCGCAGAAATTGTGGTGAAAGACCATTTGAAGAAAGTCATTGCCGTGTGTGAGCAAGAGCAAGATTATGTTACCCGCGAGATGCTAGAGAGCTTGCTAGATGATACCGAAATGGACCACATTTACTGGTTAGAGCAACACTTAAATCTTATTAAACTCATTGGCTTACCGAATTACATTCAAAGCCAGTTAAACCACACACCAGCTGGTTAA
- the bfr gene encoding bacterioferritin: MQGNKQVITALNQVLTLELTSINQFFLHARMYKNWGLEELNEKAYKKSIKDMKQADDLIERILFLEGLPNLQHLEKLRIGEHTEEMMACDLAFELEQLPQLRQAIALCETEQDYVSRDLLESILEYEEDYVDWLETQHFLIKNTGIENYLQSQIEG, translated from the coding sequence ATGCAGGGTAACAAGCAAGTGATCACAGCACTGAACCAAGTGCTAACGCTAGAGCTAACGTCGATTAATCAGTTCTTCTTGCACGCCAGAATGTATAAAAACTGGGGCTTAGAAGAGCTTAACGAAAAAGCCTATAAAAAATCCATCAAGGACATGAAGCAAGCCGATGACTTAATTGAGCGCATCTTATTTCTCGAAGGTCTTCCCAATTTACAACACCTTGAAAAACTGCGCATTGGTGAACACACCGAAGAAATGATGGCATGCGATTTGGCCTTCGAGTTGGAACAACTACCGCAACTGCGCCAAGCCATTGCGCTTTGTGAAACCGAACAAGACTATGTCAGCCGCGATCTACTTGAGTCTATTTTAGAGTACGAAGAAGACTATGTGGATTGGTTAGAAACGCAACACTTCTTGATTAAGAACACTGGCATAGAAAATTATTTGCAGTCGCAAATTGAGGGGTAA
- a CDS encoding ABC transporter substrate-binding protein yields the protein MKRLLLLLCFCSPLFAAQSPPSELRIYHDADYSTLSASAHAMRMGFLTALDEVNNQVNQVAIEFVIRDHRGNSNRSYLNLKQFLDDPTALAVLGGVHSPPYIKYRDFINGNNILLLVPWAAGGSITRYPSVDNWVFRLSLDDTQVGKVLIDYALNNNCQHPHLLLEQTAWGESNFKTLNHAYSEQMPNNILPISWFNWSIKGSQAGQIVNSISNGPAQCVIFVGNAIEGAEIVKAMAALPEDKRLPIISHWGVTAGNLHQQVGELLRNKVSLAVVQSCFSFQSAPLSEHAKAVFTRAKQLFPERFAINNFIVAEPGFVHGYDLGKLFINALQQVDLQKAMKEIRQALKNKLEQLDTPIIGLIKTYQTPFTRWSPEQQSAHEALAASDLCMGRFRADGSMALSPSFEGRP from the coding sequence ATGAAACGATTGTTATTGTTGTTGTGTTTTTGCAGCCCCTTGTTTGCTGCTCAGTCACCTCCCTCTGAATTGCGAATTTATCACGATGCCGATTATTCAACGCTAAGCGCGTCAGCCCATGCTATGCGAATGGGTTTTCTGACGGCATTAGATGAAGTGAATAATCAAGTGAACCAAGTGGCAATAGAGTTTGTGATCCGCGATCACCGTGGCAACAGCAACCGCAGCTACTTAAATCTGAAGCAATTTTTAGACGACCCAACCGCATTGGCAGTGCTTGGGGGAGTGCACTCCCCTCCTTATATTAAATACCGCGACTTTATTAATGGAAATAACATTCTGCTGTTAGTCCCTTGGGCCGCTGGGGGATCCATTACGCGTTATCCCAGTGTCGATAACTGGGTATTTCGATTATCACTAGACGATACCCAAGTGGGTAAAGTACTGATTGATTACGCTCTCAATAATAATTGTCAGCATCCACACTTGTTATTGGAGCAAACGGCGTGGGGAGAGTCTAATTTTAAAACCCTTAATCATGCTTACAGTGAGCAAATGCCCAATAATATTTTGCCAATAAGCTGGTTTAACTGGTCAATTAAAGGCAGTCAAGCCGGTCAAATCGTCAACAGTATCAGCAATGGCCCGGCGCAATGCGTTATTTTTGTCGGCAATGCCATTGAAGGCGCTGAAATTGTTAAAGCCATGGCTGCACTGCCAGAAGACAAGCGTTTACCTATTATTAGCCATTGGGGGGTTACCGCAGGAAATTTACACCAACAAGTTGGTGAGTTGTTGCGCAATAAGGTGTCTTTGGCGGTAGTACAAAGTTGTTTTTCATTTCAAAGCGCTCCTTTATCTGAGCACGCAAAGGCGGTGTTTACTCGTGCCAAGCAGCTGTTTCCTGAGCGATTTGCCATTAATAACTTTATTGTCGCTGAGCCTGGGTTTGTGCATGGATACGACCTTGGCAAACTATTCATTAACGCATTGCAGCAGGTCGATTTACAAAAAGCGATGAAAGAGATCCGCCAAGCGTTGAAAAACAAACTTGAGCAACTCGATACGCCGATAATAGGGTTAATTAAAACCTATCAAACTCCGTTTACTCGCTGGTCACCAGAGCAGCAGTCTGCGCACGAGGCACTGGCGGCAAGCGACTTGTGTATGGGGCGTTTTCGAGCCGATGGCAGTATGGCATTGTCTCCTAGCTTTGAGGGGCGGCCTTGA
- a CDS encoding 2OG-Fe(II) oxygenase translates to MLNLDIEFPFEQLAQDIQRDGISIQTNLVPAHILSKLSQRITNLSQEDLKQAGIGRLQEHETNAKIRRDKIHWLDSNHELEAAWLNYMDELKIFLNRRLFMGLFSYESHFAVYPPGAFYKKHLDAFKGKANRILTIVLYLNQDWSADNGGELVVYQPQDQQQVYTKVVPNYGTLVTFLSDEFPHEVLVANQKRYSIAGWFRLNTSINHAIDPPK, encoded by the coding sequence TTGCTAAATTTAGACATCGAATTCCCCTTTGAACAGCTGGCGCAAGACATTCAGCGCGACGGGATCAGTATCCAAACCAACTTGGTCCCAGCCCATATCCTGTCTAAATTAAGTCAAAGGATCACCAACTTAAGCCAAGAAGATTTGAAGCAAGCGGGCATAGGTCGACTTCAAGAGCATGAAACCAATGCTAAAATCCGCCGTGATAAAATTCACTGGCTGGACAGCAATCATGAATTAGAGGCGGCTTGGCTGAATTACATGGATGAACTCAAAATCTTTCTGAATCGCCGCTTGTTTATGGGATTATTTAGCTATGAGAGCCACTTCGCCGTTTATCCTCCAGGCGCTTTTTATAAAAAGCACTTAGATGCCTTTAAAGGTAAAGCGAATCGCATTCTCACCATTGTACTGTATTTAAATCAAGATTGGTCGGCTGACAATGGCGGCGAATTGGTGGTGTATCAGCCACAAGACCAGCAACAGGTTTACACTAAAGTAGTGCCTAATTATGGCACTTTGGTGACCTTCCTCAGTGATGAGTTTCCCCATGAAGTGCTGGTTGCCAATCAAAAACGTTACTCGATTGCCGGTTGGTTTCGACTCAACACCAGCATTAATCATGCAATTGATCCACCTAAGTAG
- a CDS encoding NnrS family protein → MSLLQLQEPSRRVFQWRSISTWPLFMLAFRPLFLLAASLSVVSISVWALILTGNISWRAPYPATFWHVHEMLFGVVAAVVAGFLLTAAKNWTQQQTLNGKALLLLCCVWLAARLSFFINDLGLTFTLGLQMLFWLLVIINLSHVIITAQSRHNRVFIFITALICSCNALFLILLRSQDYQLVSDIAQSSLMAYLLLIGVVGGRVIPFFIARGTNTPQAPRSLRLDRSIFIVALAALVSYLWQMTGASHFILSTVLAILALLHLKRACDWFNRKLIKVPLLWSLYLSYLTVALGLLLLAYSNSWASEHVKSHLHLVAITGMGLMILAMMSRVTLGHTGRALETGFVTTVVYGCIATSGLLRALLGHFISPHLSWLLSALVWVLGFALFLYTYAPMLLQKRIDGHVG, encoded by the coding sequence GTGAGCTTGCTGCAATTACAAGAACCAAGCCGGCGCGTTTTTCAGTGGCGTTCTATTTCTACTTGGCCCCTCTTTATGCTGGCTTTTCGGCCGCTATTCTTATTGGCAGCTAGCCTCAGTGTAGTCAGTATTAGCGTATGGGCACTAATACTGACAGGTAACATCAGCTGGCGTGCCCCTTACCCTGCCACCTTTTGGCATGTCCATGAGATGTTGTTTGGGGTAGTCGCCGCCGTAGTCGCTGGCTTTTTACTGACCGCAGCCAAAAACTGGACACAACAACAGACTCTAAATGGCAAAGCATTGCTGTTGCTATGTTGCGTCTGGCTTGCTGCTCGCTTGAGTTTTTTTATCAATGATCTAGGGCTTACCTTCACCTTAGGCTTACAAATGCTGTTTTGGCTGCTGGTGATCATCAACTTAAGCCACGTCATTATTACCGCCCAGTCGCGCCATAATCGGGTGTTTATTTTTATTACCGCCCTAATTTGCAGCTGTAATGCCCTGTTTCTAATCTTATTGCGCAGCCAAGACTACCAATTAGTCAGTGATATCGCGCAATCGAGTTTAATGGCTTACCTATTGTTAATTGGCGTGGTTGGCGGCCGGGTTATTCCTTTCTTTATTGCTCGGGGGACGAATACACCACAAGCCCCTCGCTCACTGCGCCTTGACCGCAGTATTTTTATCGTCGCCCTAGCGGCTCTAGTAAGTTACCTCTGGCAAATGACAGGCGCTTCCCATTTTATTCTCAGTACTGTGTTAGCCATTTTAGCGCTGCTACACCTGAAAAGAGCCTGTGATTGGTTTAACCGCAAACTCATCAAGGTACCGTTATTATGGTCGTTGTATTTATCTTACCTGACTGTCGCTCTGGGTTTATTACTTCTTGCGTATAGCAACAGCTGGGCCAGCGAGCACGTAAAAAGTCACCTTCACCTTGTTGCCATTACAGGCATGGGATTGATGATTTTGGCGATGATGTCACGGGTTACTCTCGGCCACACCGGCCGCGCCCTAGAGACGGGCTTTGTCACTACTGTCGTTTATGGCTGTATTGCTACATCGGGCTTGCTTCGAGCCTTACTTGGGCATTTTATCAGCCCTCACCTTAGCTGGCTTTTAAGCGCCCTAGTTTGGGTTCTTGGTTTTGCCTTATTTCTTTATACCTACGCCCCAATGCTGCTGCAAAAACGCATTGATGGCCATGTCGGTTAA
- a CDS encoding low molecular weight protein-tyrosine-phosphatase has protein sequence MSQINAILVVCMGNICRSPTMEAILKKRLAEAGLDVRVESAGTISYHQGNPPDPRSVAAGTARGYDFSAMQAQPVKPSDFAEFDLVLCADNANYQDLVAQCPAHYQHKIQMFLDYGEAAQAEVPDPYYGGENGFELVLDLIEDACDVIIDKIRLSTR, from the coding sequence ATGAGTCAGATTAATGCGATTTTAGTGGTGTGCATGGGCAATATATGCCGCTCACCGACCATGGAAGCGATTTTAAAAAAACGCCTTGCTGAAGCCGGTTTAGACGTTCGCGTTGAGTCGGCTGGCACCATTAGTTATCACCAAGGCAATCCACCTGACCCTCGCAGTGTGGCGGCAGGTACAGCTCGCGGTTACGATTTTAGCGCCATGCAAGCGCAACCTGTGAAGCCCAGCGACTTTGCTGAATTTGATTTGGTGCTGTGTGCCGATAACGCCAATTATCAAGACTTAGTAGCGCAATGCCCAGCGCACTATCAACACAAAATTCAGATGTTTTTAGATTATGGTGAAGCAGCTCAAGCTGAAGTGCCAGATCCCTACTATGGCGGTGAAAATGGCTTTGAACTGGTACTCGATTTAATCGAAGACGCCTGTGACGTTATCATCGACAAGATCCGCTTATCGACAAGGTAA